One Peterkaempfera bronchialis DNA window includes the following coding sequences:
- a CDS encoding SDR family NAD(P)-dependent oxidoreductase, with translation MEQRAVVTAGTGGIGLETALGLAAHGFAVTVVGRDAERGARAVQRIAAVATAGEPRFVAADLASLGEVRALAARLAAEGPLQVLVNNVGAMFAQRQQTIDGIEASFAVNHLSPYLLTELLLDRLRTGAPSRIVNVSSGAIKVAKRTFDTVEPPGGYYGFHWYGRAKLANLAYTLDLAERLRDSGVTVFAADPGGAATDMTNGTMTSPRIVSPPLRLLWPLVRRTFERSTAGPASAAAKPSIVAATDPALDGQTGLIIGPRTHPVPAFRASTDPRTVSAVLKLSRKLAPLPSGH, from the coding sequence ATGGAGCAGCGGGCGGTCGTGACGGCGGGGACCGGAGGCATCGGCCTGGAGACCGCGTTGGGACTGGCGGCCCACGGGTTCGCCGTCACCGTGGTCGGTCGCGATGCCGAGCGCGGCGCCCGTGCGGTCCAGCGGATCGCGGCGGTCGCGACCGCAGGCGAGCCGCGGTTCGTGGCAGCCGACCTCGCCTCGCTGGGCGAGGTCCGGGCGCTCGCCGCCCGGCTGGCGGCCGAGGGACCGCTCCAGGTCCTGGTCAACAACGTCGGCGCGATGTTCGCGCAGCGGCAGCAGACCATCGACGGGATCGAGGCATCGTTCGCGGTCAACCACCTCTCGCCGTACCTGCTGACCGAGCTGCTGCTCGACCGGCTCCGAACCGGCGCTCCGAGCCGGATCGTGAACGTCAGTTCCGGTGCGATCAAGGTCGCCAAGCGCACCTTCGACACCGTCGAGCCGCCAGGCGGCTACTACGGCTTCCACTGGTACGGCCGGGCCAAGCTCGCCAACCTCGCCTACACCCTGGACCTCGCCGAGCGCCTGCGCGACAGCGGAGTCACGGTCTTCGCCGCAGACCCCGGCGGTGCCGCCACCGACATGACCAACGGCACCATGACCTCACCCAGGATCGTCTCCCCGCCCCTGCGGCTGCTGTGGCCGCTGGTCCGCCGCACCTTCGAACGCTCCACCGCCGGCCCCGCATCCGCGGCCGCCAAGCCGTCCATCGTCGCGGCCACCGACCCCGCACTCGACGGGCAGACCGGCCTGATCATCGGCCCCCGGACCCACCCCGTTCCCGCCTTCCGGGCAAGCACCGACCCCCGGACCGTCAGCGCCGTGCTCAAGCTCAGCCGGAAGCTGGCACCCCTTCCAAGCGGCCATTGA
- a CDS encoding nucleotidyltransferase family protein, translating into MPSSPAALSDATTDSLRLRAIATTAFHDHVLPAIHRDMPEVADRIVVTITSSVAYGTADRHSDLDVFVVFRREQDYRRYATALQKLIDGLNLGTVYGAVCDKGVRFELESLARSDLSRLFHHPEKTDNWHRQTEWLLFWFLESVPIHDPGGIHARLKGRAGRWPAPVLASRHEAARTRVATWTHTAQRELAATGYTYTALRAACYAATAALDLAYLTAGRYGPHPKWRHPHADRLLAEHPRALTALENMNRLARALIDLPDSPRAFGAALAEHQAEQAPPDTAATRPWAEALTAAAHRFADQHGVIWVAHDRSPGTRFLTAARTAAAAGEAVYLAEELGGDLLQRPGRSYDQALRIAAPLRWLAGSAPESQAVTRRRWLYLNFVIWRKLRVVAKARRRGHPFTCRWYQLQVIDHLTEARALLAGGQPPPLHRYTRQALSLLSPPWSDLLTTDAILGRLRDLDGYLMWAWGELEDVQQRLVARQLLPAAAVTDPLATQWDVQYWRYENLFV; encoded by the coding sequence GTGCCCTCTTCCCCCGCCGCCCTCTCCGACGCCACGACCGACTCGCTGCGTCTGCGCGCCATCGCCACCACCGCCTTCCACGACCATGTGCTCCCCGCCATCCATCGCGACATGCCCGAGGTCGCCGACCGCATCGTCGTCACCATCACCTCCTCCGTCGCCTACGGAACCGCCGACCGGCACTCGGACCTGGACGTCTTCGTCGTCTTCCGCCGTGAACAGGACTACCGGAGATACGCCACCGCCCTGCAGAAGCTGATCGACGGGCTGAACCTGGGCACCGTGTACGGCGCGGTCTGCGACAAGGGCGTGCGCTTCGAGCTGGAGAGCCTGGCGCGCTCCGACCTCAGCCGCCTCTTCCACCACCCTGAGAAGACCGACAACTGGCACCGCCAGACCGAGTGGCTCCTCTTCTGGTTCCTCGAATCCGTCCCGATCCACGACCCCGGGGGCATCCACGCCCGGTTGAAAGGCCGCGCCGGCCGCTGGCCGGCACCCGTCCTCGCCTCCCGGCACGAGGCCGCCCGTACCAGGGTGGCCACCTGGACGCACACCGCTCAGCGGGAACTCGCAGCGACCGGCTACACCTACACCGCCCTACGTGCCGCCTGCTACGCGGCGACGGCGGCGCTCGACCTGGCCTATCTGACCGCAGGACGGTACGGCCCTCACCCGAAATGGCGCCACCCGCACGCCGACCGGCTGCTGGCCGAGCATCCTCGGGCGCTGACCGCCCTGGAGAACATGAACCGACTGGCCCGCGCTCTGATCGACCTTCCCGACAGCCCCCGGGCATTCGGCGCCGCCCTGGCCGAGCACCAGGCCGAACAGGCCCCTCCGGATACCGCCGCAACCAGGCCCTGGGCCGAGGCACTGACCGCGGCAGCCCACCGGTTCGCCGACCAGCACGGGGTCATCTGGGTGGCCCACGACCGCTCCCCCGGCACCCGGTTCCTCACCGCCGCCAGAACGGCCGCCGCAGCGGGTGAGGCCGTCTACCTGGCCGAGGAACTCGGAGGCGACCTCCTGCAGCGCCCTGGCCGTTCCTACGACCAGGCCCTGCGCATCGCCGCCCCGCTGCGCTGGCTGGCCGGCAGCGCCCCGGAGAGCCAGGCCGTCACGCGCAGAAGGTGGCTGTACCTGAACTTCGTGATCTGGCGCAAACTCCGTGTGGTCGCCAAGGCCCGGCGGCGGGGGCATCCCTTCACCTGCCGCTGGTACCAGCTGCAGGTCATCGACCACCTCACCGAGGCCCGGGCCCTTCTCGCCGGCGGCCAGCCGCCACCGCTCCACCGCTACACCCGCCAGGCCCTCTCCCTCCTCTCCCCGCCATGGTCCGACCTCCTCACCACCGACGCGATCCTCGGCCGCCTTCGGGACCTCGACGGCTACCTGATGTGGGCCTGGGGAGAGCTGGAGGACGTCCAGCAGCGGCTGGTCGCAAGGCAGCTGCTCCCCGCCGCTGCGGTCACCGACCCCCTCGCCACGCAGTGGGACGTGCAGTACTGGCGATACGAGAACCTCTTCGTCTGA
- a CDS encoding FAD-dependent monooxygenase has protein sequence MSTPTVVVAGAGPTGLALACGLRMAGVSVRVIDKAERPSVASRALGLQPRGSEVLNRLGALGDLPERSVRMAEVATHVNGRCLVRLRVGRYAALTSWPVLVNSQAEVETRLRRRLGDLGVEVEWGRELLGADQDGGGVTVQLTDGTVRTEWLIGCDGAHSRVRKVAGIAFPGASVVERFLLADVRAALPLMRDTASVWLRKDQMLAVFPLPGGDLWRVVASAPPDGGDDVDSGGVAAVLRRELATHAGVDPSAAWEVVWTSVFGIQRRLADEYRRGRILLAGDAAHIHSPFGGQGMNTGLGDAENLAWKLALVASGRARDGLLDTYEAERRPVAREVVASTSGLTRLVLGESLPARAVRDHALVPLLRRPVVQRLLWEKSSQLKVGYRKGPLASRWPRLRSAVGSCAGDRVPDVECIRDDGSRTRLHAELGSRWAIIAPPADAQVYVDHARRRLGGAAAVAALSSSHAHGRRVMLVRPDAHLAWSGTAPAALDAWLARTLGDGLPRTSQWQPSD, from the coding sequence GTGTCGACTCCAACGGTCGTGGTGGCGGGTGCAGGGCCGACGGGGCTTGCCTTGGCGTGTGGACTGCGCATGGCCGGGGTGTCGGTCAGGGTCATCGACAAGGCGGAGCGGCCGTCGGTGGCATCGCGGGCCCTGGGGTTGCAGCCGCGGGGCTCGGAAGTGCTCAACCGACTCGGCGCCCTGGGTGATCTGCCGGAACGGTCGGTTCGTATGGCGGAGGTCGCCACGCATGTCAACGGCAGGTGTCTGGTGCGCTTGAGGGTCGGCCGGTATGCGGCGTTGACGAGTTGGCCCGTGCTGGTCAATTCGCAGGCAGAGGTGGAGACCCGACTGCGGCGTCGGCTTGGCGACCTGGGCGTCGAAGTGGAGTGGGGACGGGAACTGCTCGGCGCCGATCAGGACGGAGGCGGCGTCACCGTACAGCTCACCGACGGGACGGTGCGCACTGAGTGGCTCATCGGCTGCGACGGCGCTCACAGCCGTGTGCGCAAGGTGGCGGGAATCGCGTTTCCGGGAGCATCCGTGGTTGAGCGCTTTCTGCTCGCGGACGTGCGGGCAGCCCTGCCGTTGATGAGGGACACCGCGTCGGTGTGGCTGCGCAAGGACCAGATGCTCGCGGTCTTCCCGCTGCCGGGAGGCGACCTCTGGCGCGTGGTGGCTTCGGCTCCGCCGGATGGCGGGGACGACGTCGACTCCGGCGGGGTGGCGGCCGTGCTGCGCAGGGAGTTGGCCACGCATGCCGGCGTCGACCCTTCGGCGGCATGGGAGGTGGTGTGGACGTCCGTGTTCGGCATCCAACGCCGTTTGGCCGATGAGTACCGGCGCGGCCGGATTCTGCTGGCCGGCGATGCCGCCCACATCCACAGCCCGTTCGGCGGCCAGGGCATGAACACCGGGCTCGGTGACGCTGAGAACCTGGCCTGGAAACTGGCTCTGGTCGCCTCGGGTCGCGCTCGGGACGGACTGCTGGACACTTACGAGGCCGAGCGGCGGCCGGTGGCCCGGGAGGTGGTGGCATCGACGAGCGGGTTGACCCGCCTGGTCCTCGGGGAGAGCTTGCCGGCTCGGGCGGTACGCGATCATGCTCTGGTACCGCTGCTGAGGCGGCCGGTTGTGCAGCGACTGCTCTGGGAGAAGTCGTCGCAGCTCAAGGTCGGCTACCGCAAGGGACCGCTGGCGAGCCGATGGCCACGCTTGAGGTCCGCAGTCGGATCGTGTGCCGGTGACCGCGTCCCTGACGTGGAGTGCATCCGAGACGACGGAAGTCGGACCCGCCTGCATGCGGAGCTCGGGTCCCGGTGGGCGATCATCGCTCCCCCTGCGGACGCGCAGGTGTATGTGGACCACGCTCGTCGGCGCCTGGGAGGGGCTGCTGCGGTTGCCGCACTGTCTTCTTCTCATGCGCACGGCAGGAGAGTCATGCTGGTACGCCCTGACGCCCATCTGGCGTGGTCCGGCACCGCGCCGGCCGCGCTGGACGCATGGCTGGCTCGCACCTTGGGAGACGGCCTCCCTCGGACATCGCAGTGGCAGCCCTCCGATTGA
- a CDS encoding SDR family oxidoreductase — translation MWISGAVALVTGANRGLGASFTQALLARGAATVYAAARDASMVSVTDPRVKPIDLDITDRAAVAAVAQRCGDVDLLVNNAGAMLLGPLITAPDTGAARTEMEVNYFGTLEMCRAFAPVLARNGGGALVNMLSVVSWYTVPFNASYCASKSAEWALTNAARVELHGQGTHVVGVHAGFIDTDMAADVSEAKIAPEDVVAQALDAVENNVTEVITDEWTRHVKSTLPVDQEELYPDLRRAWAAGASPWGRD, via the coding sequence ATGTGGATCTCAGGAGCAGTCGCTCTCGTCACGGGTGCCAATCGTGGTCTCGGTGCCAGTTTCACCCAGGCCTTGCTCGCTCGCGGCGCGGCAACCGTGTACGCGGCCGCGCGAGACGCGAGCATGGTTTCGGTCACCGATCCTCGGGTCAAGCCAATCGATCTCGACATCACCGACCGAGCCGCGGTCGCGGCAGTCGCGCAACGGTGTGGCGATGTCGACCTGCTGGTCAACAACGCAGGCGCGATGCTGCTGGGTCCGCTGATCACCGCACCGGACACCGGGGCCGCCCGTACCGAGATGGAAGTCAACTACTTCGGCACCCTCGAGATGTGCCGGGCTTTCGCACCGGTGCTGGCCCGCAACGGCGGCGGCGCACTGGTCAATATGCTGTCGGTGGTCAGTTGGTACACGGTGCCGTTCAACGCCTCCTACTGCGCGTCGAAGTCCGCCGAATGGGCGCTGACCAATGCGGCCCGGGTGGAACTACACGGTCAGGGCACGCACGTGGTCGGCGTGCACGCGGGGTTCATCGACACGGACATGGCCGCTGACGTGTCCGAAGCGAAGATCGCCCCCGAGGACGTCGTCGCGCAGGCGCTCGACGCCGTCGAGAACAACGTGACAGAGGTGATCACGGACGAGTGGACTCGACATGTGAAGTCCACCCTGCCGGTGGACCAGGAAGAGCTTTACCCGGACCTGCGCCGCGCCTGGGCAGCCGGAGCGTCCCCGTGGGGGCGGGACTGA
- a CDS encoding HAD family hydrolase, with protein sequence MIRAVVFDVGECLVDETREYGTWADWLGVPRHTFAATFGAVIARGLDYRETFQVFRPGFDLAEQRAARAAAGQPEHFGEEDLYPDVRPALKQLRADSLWVGVAGNQTVRAGRILRSLDLPADMIGTSDDWGASKPDVAFFERVAEAAPCETQEILYVGDRLDNDIRPAAAAGMATALIRRGPWGVIQQHDPDAIRLPTLRIDSLEELPEKVAQLNAGGR encoded by the coding sequence ATGATTCGCGCAGTTGTGTTCGATGTCGGCGAGTGCCTGGTGGACGAGACCCGGGAGTACGGCACGTGGGCGGACTGGCTCGGGGTGCCGCGCCACACCTTCGCTGCGACGTTCGGCGCGGTCATCGCCCGCGGCTTGGACTACCGCGAGACCTTCCAGGTCTTCCGGCCCGGCTTCGATCTGGCCGAGCAGCGCGCGGCCCGCGCCGCGGCGGGGCAGCCGGAGCACTTCGGGGAGGAAGACCTCTACCCCGACGTTCGCCCCGCGCTGAAGCAGCTGCGGGCCGACAGCCTCTGGGTCGGCGTCGCAGGCAACCAGACCGTCCGGGCCGGTCGCATCCTCCGCTCCCTCGACCTGCCCGCGGACATGATCGGTACCTCGGACGACTGGGGGGCCTCGAAGCCGGATGTCGCTTTCTTCGAACGGGTCGCCGAGGCTGCGCCCTGCGAGACGCAGGAGATCCTGTACGTGGGTGACCGCCTCGACAACGACATCAGGCCCGCCGCCGCCGCGGGTATGGCGACGGCGCTGATCCGGCGGGGCCCCTGGGGCGTCATCCAGCAGCACGACCCGGACGCGATTCGGCTGCCGACCCTGCGGATCGACAGCCTCGAAGAACTCCCCGAGAAGGTCGCGCAGCTCAACGCTGGAGGGCGCTGA
- a CDS encoding radical SAM/SPASM domain-containing protein: MTAVSQVWADGEALPRLAVDPARLRPETNTQLLDLGGGAWCLNHALRQQQLYGGQVLRETYRDLRDGMTPADQDLARVLVEQGFAAAPGEAPERFHRELMRAEDAKQDVQPSFTLLRILLTDVCNLSCSYCKVIPNVLAPQAEPTDADRLAEVIAFFFTHSDVSRPKIIHITGGEPTLFFHQVQHIVEVAEHAARPGENFWFVIGTNATLIRQRQAAFLAEHDVKCIVSMDGPQHIHDALRRNHGGRGSWRMVDAGVRRLKEAGAEVSLSMVLGQHNLDQAEETITWFLETYQPTGLGVNFMKPPTPDQKDYQHLVDPDRYADRMYAIHQAFRDRGLFLELVYRKLQPFVEQRYRFHDCGAAGGTNLNVDAKGNVGPCKSFLVMDRLAMQALDIDAYRSTVVTKWRKRSPIYYTHCEGCAARGMCGNGCAYDAMVHSGDEMAIDLRSCQYTQRFNQLFVEDLFNQVRPAGPVPATWWHLPSRAERGRLLGAVSARPRTLSYSIGHQTLD, from the coding sequence GTGACGGCGGTCAGCCAGGTCTGGGCCGACGGTGAAGCCCTTCCCCGTCTCGCGGTCGACCCCGCGCGGCTGCGGCCGGAGACCAACACGCAGTTGCTCGACCTCGGCGGCGGGGCCTGGTGTCTCAACCACGCCCTCCGCCAGCAGCAGCTCTACGGAGGACAGGTCCTTCGGGAAACCTACCGTGACCTGCGGGACGGCATGACCCCGGCAGACCAAGACCTGGCCCGTGTGCTGGTGGAGCAGGGCTTCGCCGCAGCCCCTGGAGAGGCACCGGAGCGCTTCCACCGCGAACTGATGCGCGCGGAGGACGCCAAGCAGGACGTCCAACCGTCGTTCACCCTGCTGCGCATCCTGCTCACCGATGTCTGCAACCTGTCGTGCTCGTACTGCAAGGTGATCCCAAACGTCCTGGCACCCCAGGCCGAACCCACCGACGCCGACCGACTCGCCGAGGTCATCGCCTTCTTCTTCACCCACTCCGACGTCTCACGGCCCAAGATCATCCACATCACGGGCGGCGAGCCCACGCTCTTCTTCCACCAGGTGCAGCACATCGTCGAGGTGGCGGAGCATGCAGCGAGGCCCGGAGAGAACTTCTGGTTCGTCATCGGCACCAACGCCACCCTCATCCGGCAGCGCCAGGCTGCCTTCCTCGCAGAGCACGACGTGAAGTGCATCGTGTCGATGGACGGTCCCCAGCACATCCACGACGCGCTGCGCCGCAACCACGGAGGCCGGGGGTCCTGGCGAATGGTCGACGCCGGCGTACGCCGACTCAAGGAGGCCGGGGCCGAGGTCTCGCTCTCCATGGTCCTGGGCCAGCACAACCTGGACCAGGCCGAGGAGACCATCACCTGGTTCCTGGAGACCTACCAGCCCACCGGCCTCGGGGTGAACTTCATGAAGCCCCCCACTCCGGACCAGAAGGACTACCAGCACCTGGTCGACCCCGACCGGTACGCCGACCGGATGTACGCCATCCACCAAGCCTTCCGCGACCGTGGCCTGTTCCTCGAACTCGTCTACCGCAAGCTGCAGCCCTTCGTCGAACAGCGCTACCGCTTCCACGACTGCGGCGCCGCCGGCGGCACCAACCTCAACGTCGACGCCAAGGGCAACGTCGGCCCGTGCAAGAGCTTTCTGGTCATGGACCGCCTCGCCATGCAGGCACTCGACATCGACGCCTACCGCTCCACGGTGGTCACCAAGTGGCGCAAGCGCTCCCCCATCTACTACACCCACTGCGAGGGATGCGCGGCCCGCGGCATGTGCGGCAACGGGTGCGCGTACGACGCCATGGTGCACAGCGGCGACGAGATGGCCATCGACCTGCGCAGCTGCCAGTACACCCAGCGCTTCAACCAGTTGTTCGTCGAGGACCTCTTCAACCAGGTCCGCCCGGCCGGACCGGTGCCGGCCACGTGGTGGCACCTTCCCTCACGAGCTGAGCGGGGCCGCCTGCTCGGAGCCGTCTCCGCCCGTCCGCGCACCCTGTCCTACTCCATCGGCCACCAGACCCTCGACTGA
- a CDS encoding sugar phosphate isomerase/epimerase family protein — protein MELSIITDEVSQDPEEAARLAVRHGVRHVAIRSVWGQNIAECDDARAEGLADVLRQYGIGVSSVLSPLFKCHPGGAPEDELVDPHFVGFPPVFASHMRQAHRLPVLAGLLGAPTVRIFTFIAAAPAGGVLPGPLRDTITSAVENWEGTRAAVENEHICHVRTLRELEEFCSATGLGAVVDPCNQHVASDGDGLKDLSEELVRSAVDIHVKDRRNGQYVPVGRGELRWQPILERLEELGYVGPITLESHLRGDLEGITESIRTLRRWGVA, from the coding sequence ATGGAGTTATCGATCATCACTGATGAGGTCAGCCAGGATCCCGAAGAGGCAGCACGGCTCGCCGTGAGACACGGAGTACGTCACGTGGCGATCCGATCCGTCTGGGGGCAGAACATTGCCGAGTGTGACGACGCGCGGGCCGAAGGGCTTGCCGACGTGTTGCGGCAGTACGGCATCGGCGTCTCCTCCGTCCTGTCCCCTCTGTTCAAATGCCACCCCGGGGGCGCACCGGAGGACGAGCTCGTCGACCCTCACTTCGTCGGCTTCCCTCCAGTATTCGCCTCCCACATGAGGCAGGCCCATCGGCTTCCTGTCCTGGCCGGACTGCTCGGCGCACCTACGGTCCGCATCTTCACCTTCATCGCCGCGGCGCCCGCAGGCGGCGTCCTTCCCGGGCCGCTCCGCGACACGATCACGAGCGCGGTGGAGAACTGGGAAGGCACGCGGGCCGCAGTCGAGAACGAGCACATCTGCCACGTTCGTACGCTGCGCGAGCTTGAGGAGTTCTGCTCGGCCACCGGTCTCGGGGCCGTGGTGGACCCCTGCAATCAACACGTCGCCTCCGATGGAGACGGTCTCAAGGACCTCTCCGAGGAACTGGTTCGGAGCGCGGTCGACATCCACGTCAAGGACCGCCGGAACGGACAGTACGTGCCTGTCGGTCGAGGTGAGCTGAGATGGCAGCCGATCCTGGAGCGCCTCGAAGAGCTGGGTTATGTGGGACCGATCACGCTGGAGTCCCACCTGCGCGGAGACCTTGAGGGCATCACCGAATCGATACGCACACTTCGGCGCTGGGGGGTTGCGTGA
- a CDS encoding Gfo/Idh/MocA family protein has protein sequence MALIGCGRWGVNHARTAATSGSVHFVGVVDPDQPQRFDAMARYGVRGWPTLSDALRDERVEAVVIASPAGTHVSLALEAMRAGRHVLVEKPAALSALDASAMSFEARRRGVQLSAGHTFLYSQPVRNIAAWLREAAPSRPWLIRSERLGGRRREDCDVLWNLAPHDVSILLHLVDEPVVHVAARGHIFPGGRHWDLAAVDLTFASGIRGEVYVGWRHAGAKRALRLLGEQWALRYRHGRADGDAVQLTGEAATAGAEQILHRGCGRSPSGALRQYAEPLRVQLEEFVSACRTGQPTLTGPSHLTAVTRVLHAAHRSASTGGASVRLDARRADEQDNDSTTANVGA, from the coding sequence ATGGCACTGATCGGATGCGGGCGATGGGGCGTGAACCACGCAAGGACTGCTGCGACATCGGGCAGTGTGCACTTCGTGGGCGTGGTCGACCCGGACCAACCTCAGCGCTTCGATGCCATGGCCCGGTACGGAGTGAGGGGATGGCCGACGCTCTCGGACGCCCTCCGGGATGAGCGTGTCGAGGCCGTCGTCATCGCCTCGCCGGCGGGCACCCACGTCTCCCTGGCCCTTGAGGCAATGCGGGCAGGTCGCCACGTGCTGGTGGAGAAACCCGCCGCCCTGAGTGCATTAGACGCCAGCGCCATGTCGTTCGAGGCGCGGCGGCGGGGAGTGCAATTGTCCGCCGGGCACACGTTCCTCTACTCCCAGCCGGTCAGGAACATCGCGGCATGGCTGCGGGAAGCAGCGCCGAGCCGCCCGTGGTTGATCCGCAGCGAACGGCTCGGCGGCAGAAGGCGTGAGGACTGCGACGTTCTGTGGAACCTCGCGCCGCACGACGTCTCGATCCTGCTGCACCTGGTCGACGAACCCGTGGTGCACGTTGCTGCCAGGGGCCACATCTTTCCAGGCGGCCGCCACTGGGACCTCGCTGCCGTGGACCTGACCTTCGCCTCCGGGATACGCGGTGAGGTGTATGTCGGGTGGCGCCATGCCGGCGCCAAGCGGGCTCTGAGGCTCCTCGGCGAGCAGTGGGCCCTGCGCTACCGGCATGGACGAGCCGACGGAGACGCGGTCCAACTGACAGGCGAGGCCGCCACGGCCGGCGCCGAGCAGATCCTGCACCGCGGTTGCGGTCGGTCTCCGAGTGGAGCCTTACGGCAGTACGCCGAACCGCTGCGGGTCCAGCTCGAGGAGTTCGTCTCCGCCTGCCGAACCGGACAGCCGACGCTCACCGGGCCCTCACACCTCACGGCCGTCACCCGGGTGCTACACGCCGCGCACCGCTCCGCCTCTACCGGCGGGGCATCTGTCCGGCTCGACGCCCGCCGGGCCGACGAGCAGGACAACGACTCCACCACGGCGAATGTCGGCGCCTGA
- a CDS encoding TetR/AcrR family transcriptional regulator, which produces MTPKADQGAILRADAARNRARVLQVAREQLAAGDDSLQLNAIARLAGVGVGTVYRHFPNQHALREALSADRFRELVGEAQAAAETDDALAGLHRLLRFALARALEDPGFAAVLESAADAEAHTSQLKAELDRAVARLLDRARLTGAIRRDVEADDVRRLLCGIEHALRAGDRGPARTEVYLDVLLEGLRPSR; this is translated from the coding sequence GTGACACCGAAAGCCGATCAGGGAGCGATACTGCGGGCAGATGCCGCTCGCAACCGCGCCCGGGTGTTGCAGGTCGCTCGCGAGCAACTGGCTGCCGGTGACGACTCGCTCCAGTTGAACGCCATCGCCCGGCTGGCCGGCGTGGGCGTGGGTACCGTGTACCGGCATTTCCCCAACCAGCATGCGCTGCGGGAAGCGCTGTCGGCCGACCGGTTCAGGGAACTGGTCGGAGAGGCCCAGGCCGCGGCGGAGACGGACGACGCCCTCGCGGGCCTGCACCGTCTGCTGCGGTTCGCCCTCGCCCGCGCGTTGGAGGACCCCGGGTTCGCCGCCGTCCTCGAATCCGCAGCCGATGCCGAGGCGCACACCTCGCAGCTGAAGGCCGAGCTGGACCGGGCAGTCGCTCGCCTGCTGGACCGCGCCCGCCTCACGGGTGCCATCCGGCGCGACGTCGAGGCCGACGACGTGCGCCGCCTGCTCTGCGGCATCGAGCATGCCCTGCGTGCCGGGGACCGCGGTCCGGCGCGCACCGAGGTCTACCTCGACGTCCTACTGGAGGGCCTGCGCCCCTCGCGCTGA
- a CDS encoding transcriptional regulator — MSRPAGNTQLKAARQAAGFTSQQALADAMTGAALDLGLHGFQVSVRQVRRWESASPPWPQADHQRLLSHVLRLPIKDLGFRAPWDSKPAGDVRTAPEGVHVVTALAASLPRPTSSAVLRPPSTGTDYAAITTAHRRLYWTVQPAQLHQAIVEHANLGTKLLAETSGNARRVLAAALAESLLLAARIEFFDLRQADQADTTLIRALQAAGEADDALLGAAVLAHAAFVPGWAGRKDEAEERMVAARTYARRGPASAEFLAWLNAVEAECLTRCGDYRGALRLLARAEEALAADGEHSSPSWMDWFSPARLAAFKGNTQLKAGHLSQARATLRQVLADLPPDMGKQRAVVLADLAAVEATDQNLEQACKLAGEALDQLAATWYATGMERIRDLRRSLAPWQDMAAVRALDDRLYGWGTTLSALQR; from the coding sequence GTGTCTCGACCCGCAGGAAACACCCAACTCAAAGCAGCCCGCCAGGCCGCCGGCTTCACGTCGCAACAGGCCCTCGCGGATGCGATGACCGGTGCGGCGCTGGACCTCGGACTCCACGGCTTCCAGGTAAGCGTGCGTCAGGTACGGCGATGGGAGTCAGCGAGCCCGCCGTGGCCGCAGGCGGACCACCAACGGCTGCTCAGCCATGTCCTTCGGCTGCCCATCAAGGATCTCGGGTTCCGTGCGCCCTGGGATTCCAAGCCCGCAGGCGACGTACGAACGGCGCCGGAGGGGGTTCATGTCGTCACGGCGCTCGCCGCTTCCCTCCCCAGGCCGACTTCCTCGGCCGTACTACGGCCGCCCAGCACCGGTACGGACTACGCCGCGATCACGACTGCTCATCGACGTCTGTACTGGACCGTGCAGCCCGCCCAGCTCCATCAGGCCATCGTCGAGCACGCGAACCTCGGCACAAAACTCCTCGCCGAGACATCGGGAAACGCCCGGCGTGTCCTCGCCGCGGCTCTTGCGGAGTCCCTCCTACTCGCCGCGCGCATCGAGTTCTTCGACCTGCGTCAGGCCGACCAGGCGGACACCACGCTGATCCGCGCCCTGCAAGCGGCCGGCGAAGCCGACGATGCGCTGCTGGGTGCGGCCGTCCTGGCCCATGCCGCGTTCGTCCCGGGGTGGGCCGGTCGGAAGGACGAGGCCGAGGAGCGCATGGTCGCTGCACGCACATACGCCCGTCGTGGCCCAGCATCGGCCGAATTTCTGGCCTGGCTCAACGCAGTGGAAGCGGAGTGCCTGACCCGTTGCGGTGACTACCGAGGCGCCTTGCGCCTGCTGGCCCGGGCGGAGGAGGCGCTCGCAGCCGACGGCGAACACAGCTCCCCGAGCTGGATGGACTGGTTCTCCCCGGCACGTTTGGCCGCCTTCAAGGGCAACACGCAGTTGAAGGCGGGCCACCTCTCCCAGGCCAGGGCCACCCTCCGCCAGGTGCTCGCCGATCTTCCGCCCGACATGGGCAAGCAGCGTGCGGTGGTGCTCGCCGACCTCGCCGCCGTCGAGGCTACCGACCAGAACCTCGAGCAGGCGTGCAAGCTCGCGGGAGAGGCCCTCGACCAGCTGGCCGCCACCTGGTACGCGACGGGTATGGAAAGGATCCGCGACCTGCGTCGTTCCCTTGCCCCTTGGCAGGACATGGCTGCCGTACGGGCGCTGGACGACCGGCTGTACGGCTGGGGAACGACGCTCAGCGCCCTCCAGCGTTGA